From the Psychrobacillus sp. FSL K6-4046 genome, one window contains:
- a CDS encoding electron transfer flavoprotein subunit beta/FixA family protein, whose translation MNIYVLVKRTFDTEEKIVVSGGKIQEDGAEFIINPYDEYAIEEAIQVRDAHGGEVTVITMGGEDAEKQLRTALAMGADKAVLINTEDDIEEMDQFTAAHIISEYLKDKDADLILAGNVAIDGGSGQVGPRVAELLGINYVTTITNLEINGTTATIKRDVEGDTEILEASLPLLVTAQQGLNEPRYPSLPGIMKAKKKPLEELELDDLDIDEDDVEAKTETIEIYLPPKKEAGKVLEGDLADQVKELVSLLHTEAKVV comes from the coding sequence ATGAATATTTATGTTCTAGTTAAACGCACGTTCGACACAGAGGAGAAAATTGTTGTAAGCGGAGGGAAAATTCAAGAGGATGGTGCAGAGTTCATCATCAACCCTTACGATGAGTATGCAATAGAGGAAGCAATCCAAGTACGCGACGCACATGGCGGAGAAGTAACGGTTATCACAATGGGCGGCGAGGATGCAGAAAAACAATTACGTACAGCTTTAGCGATGGGTGCTGATAAAGCAGTACTTATCAATACAGAAGACGACATAGAAGAAATGGACCAGTTCACAGCGGCTCATATTATATCCGAATACTTAAAAGACAAGGATGCAGATTTGATCTTAGCAGGTAACGTTGCGATCGATGGCGGTTCAGGTCAAGTTGGACCACGTGTTGCAGAGCTTTTAGGTATAAACTATGTAACTACGATTACAAACCTTGAAATCAATGGAACAACTGCTACAATCAAACGTGACGTTGAAGGAGATACAGAAATTTTAGAGGCATCATTACCTCTTTTAGTTACTGCACAGCAAGGTTTGAACGAACCACGCTACCCTTCTTTACCAGGTATTATGAAGGCGAAGAAAAAACCTTTAGAAGAACTAGAATTAGATGACCTTGATATTGACGAAGATGATGTAGAGGCTAAAACAGAAACAATCGAAATTTACTTACCTCCTAAAAAGGAAGCTGGAAAAGTATTAGAAGGAGATCTAGCTGATCAAGTGAAAGAGCTAGTGAGTCTTCTTCATACAGAAGCGAAAGTAGTATAA
- a CDS encoding electron transfer flavoprotein subunit alpha/FixB family protein, translating into MSKKVLVLGEAREGALRNVSYESIAAAKQISDGGEVVAVLLGDAVQDLAVELGKYGADRVITVEHPHLKQYTSDGYGQAFMAVVEQENPEAIVFGHTALGKDLSPKIAGKLQIGLVSDVTAIEGEGDDAVYIRPIYSGKAFEKVKVKDGIDFITVRPNNIAPLAKDDSKSVDVSSLSVEITNLRTVIKEVVRKSSEGVDLSEAKVVIAGGRGVKSEEGFGPLKELADVLGGAVGASRGACDADYCDYSLQIGQTGKVVTPDLYIAVGISGAIQHLAGMSNSKIIVAINKDPEANIFKVADYGIVGDLFEVLPMLTEEFKKLKVNA; encoded by the coding sequence ATGTCTAAAAAAGTATTAGTTTTAGGGGAAGCACGTGAAGGTGCACTTCGTAACGTATCATATGAATCAATCGCTGCAGCAAAGCAAATTTCTGATGGTGGAGAAGTAGTAGCAGTATTATTGGGGGATGCAGTCCAAGACTTAGCTGTTGAGCTAGGGAAATATGGTGCAGACCGTGTTATTACGGTAGAACATCCACATTTAAAGCAATATACTTCTGATGGCTATGGTCAAGCATTTATGGCAGTAGTTGAACAAGAAAATCCAGAAGCTATTGTTTTTGGTCATACTGCTTTAGGAAAAGATTTATCACCAAAAATTGCTGGTAAATTACAAATCGGATTAGTTTCTGATGTAACAGCTATTGAAGGAGAAGGGGATGATGCAGTTTATATTCGTCCGATTTACTCTGGAAAAGCATTTGAAAAAGTGAAAGTAAAAGACGGAATCGATTTTATAACTGTTCGTCCTAATAACATTGCTCCACTTGCAAAAGACGATAGTAAATCTGTCGACGTTTCATCGTTATCAGTAGAAATTACAAACCTTCGTACTGTTATTAAAGAAGTGGTACGCAAATCTTCTGAAGGTGTTGACTTATCTGAAGCGAAGGTTGTTATTGCTGGAGGACGTGGAGTGAAGAGTGAGGAAGGCTTCGGACCATTGAAAGAGCTTGCTGACGTATTAGGCGGTGCAGTTGGAGCTTCTCGTGGAGCTTGTGACGCTGACTACTGTGATTATTCACTACAGATCGGTCAAACAGGAAAAGTGGTAACTCCAGATCTTTATATCGCTGTTGGTATTTCAGGGGCAATTCAGCATTTAGCAGGAATGTCTAACTCGAAAATCATTGTAGCAATTAACAAGGATCCAGAAGCAAACATTTTCAAGGTTGCTGATTATGGAATTGTTGGAGACTTGTTTGAAGTTCTTCCAATGCTTACAGAAGAATTCAAAAAGCTTAAAGTAAATGCATAA
- the trxA gene encoding thioredoxin, translating into MAIVHGTDQTFSQEVEKGLVLVDFWATWCGPCKMIAPVLEEMDAEMSDKVKIVKVDVDENQATASQFGIMSIPTLVLFKDGQPVDKAVGFQPKEALVQFVEKNA; encoded by the coding sequence ATGGCAATTGTACATGGAACAGATCAAACCTTCTCACAAGAAGTAGAAAAAGGATTAGTATTAGTAGATTTTTGGGCAACATGGTGCGGACCTTGTAAAATGATTGCTCCAGTTTTAGAAGAAATGGACGCTGAAATGAGCGATAAAGTTAAAATCGTAAAAGTAGACGTTGACGAGAACCAAGCAACTGCAAGTCAATTTGGAATCATGTCTATTCCAACATTAGTGTTATTCAAGGATGGTCAACCAGTAGATAAAGCTGTTGGTTTCCAACCAAAAGAAGCACTAGTTCAATTCGTTGAGAAAAACGCATAA
- the uvrC gene encoding excinuclease ABC subunit UvrC produces MNELIQQKCAILPDQPGCYLMKDRQGVIIYVGKAKILKNRVRSYFTGSHDGKTQRLVQEIVDFEYIVTSSELEALILELHLIKKHDPKYNVMLKDDKTYPYIKITAEKNPKLIITRQVKKDKGKYFGPYPNSHSAHETKKLLDRLYPLRKCQKLPSQVCLYYHIGQCLAPCVKEIEEATYTEIIHEISSFLNGGHAAVKKELTEKMNAAAEQLEFERAKEYRDQIAHIDQVMEKQKMTMNDFTNRDIFGYTVDKGWMCVQVFFVRQGKLIERDVSLFPIYRDPEEEFLTFLGQFYSKPEHIKPKEIFVPNTTDLELASELLEMKVIIPQKGSKKNLVDLAQKNAAIALKEKFHLIERQEERTVGAVEELGSLMGIAMPSRIEAFDNSHIHGTDAVSAMVVFVDGRAYKKDYRKYKTKTAAKHDDYGAMREVVRRRYTRVLKERLPLPDLIIIDGGKGQIEAAREIIEDELGLDIPIAGLAKDAKHQTSSLLYGDPLAIIPMKRTSEAFYLLQRIQDEVHRFAITFHRQQRGKHTIASSLDGIEGIGPKRKKMLLKHFGSLKRMQAASREELIESGLPSKLADNLMAHFQKNLLSSE; encoded by the coding sequence ATGAACGAACTTATACAACAAAAGTGTGCAATTTTGCCAGATCAACCAGGCTGTTATTTGATGAAGGATCGACAAGGCGTCATTATATATGTAGGTAAAGCAAAAATATTAAAAAATCGTGTACGATCTTATTTTACGGGATCACATGACGGAAAAACTCAAAGATTAGTACAAGAAATAGTCGACTTCGAATATATCGTTACATCGTCCGAGTTAGAGGCACTCATTTTAGAACTCCATCTCATTAAAAAGCATGATCCAAAATACAATGTCATGCTTAAGGACGATAAAACGTATCCATATATAAAAATTACTGCGGAAAAGAATCCTAAGCTCATCATTACGAGACAGGTAAAAAAGGATAAGGGTAAATATTTTGGACCATATCCAAATTCTCATTCTGCTCATGAAACAAAAAAATTACTGGATAGATTATATCCATTAAGAAAGTGTCAAAAGCTACCTAGCCAAGTTTGCTTGTATTATCATATCGGACAATGCCTTGCCCCTTGTGTGAAAGAAATTGAAGAGGCAACGTACACCGAAATTATTCATGAAATCTCTAGTTTTTTAAACGGTGGCCATGCAGCGGTCAAGAAAGAGCTAACTGAAAAAATGAATGCAGCAGCAGAACAGCTGGAGTTTGAACGTGCAAAAGAGTACCGCGATCAAATAGCACATATTGATCAAGTGATGGAAAAACAAAAAATGACGATGAATGATTTCACAAATCGTGATATTTTCGGATACACAGTAGATAAGGGATGGATGTGTGTCCAAGTGTTTTTTGTACGTCAAGGAAAGTTGATAGAAAGAGATGTTTCTCTTTTCCCAATTTACCGTGACCCGGAGGAAGAATTTCTTACCTTTTTAGGTCAGTTCTACTCCAAACCAGAGCATATTAAACCAAAGGAAATATTTGTACCTAATACGACTGATTTAGAGTTAGCCTCTGAGTTGTTGGAAATGAAGGTTATTATTCCTCAAAAGGGTTCCAAAAAGAACCTAGTGGATTTAGCGCAAAAAAATGCTGCGATAGCTTTGAAAGAAAAGTTCCACTTGATTGAACGACAAGAGGAACGAACTGTAGGGGCAGTAGAAGAACTAGGTAGTCTTATGGGAATTGCTATGCCAAGCAGAATTGAGGCCTTTGATAATTCTCATATTCACGGTACCGATGCGGTTTCTGCCATGGTTGTATTCGTTGATGGCAGAGCATACAAAAAAGACTATCGGAAGTATAAAACGAAAACTGCAGCAAAGCATGATGACTATGGCGCGATGCGTGAGGTCGTTCGTAGACGTTACACTCGTGTGCTAAAAGAGAGATTGCCTCTACCTGATTTAATCATTATTGATGGAGGTAAAGGACAAATAGAAGCAGCGAGAGAAATTATAGAGGATGAACTTGGCTTAGATATTCCAATTGCAGGACTAGCAAAAGATGCCAAACATCAAACATCCTCCTTGTTATATGGTGACCCATTAGCGATTATCCCGATGAAAAGAACAAGTGAAGCATTCTATCTTCTTCAAAGAATTCAAGATGAGGTCCATCGATTTGCAATTACTTTCCATCGACAACAGAGAGGGAAACATACAATTGCCTCCTCGTTAGATGGAATTGAAGGAATAGGTCCAAAACGGAAGAAAATGCTTCTTAAGCATTTTGGCTCCCTCAAACGAATGCAAGCTGCATCACGAGAAGAACTAATAGAATCTGGACTCCCTAGTAAATTAGCCGATAATCTAATGGCTCATTTTCAGAAAAATTTATTGTCTTCTGAATAA
- a CDS encoding aspartate kinase — translation MSKIVMKFGGTSVGSIELIGNVAKRVQLEKEKGHDIVVVVSAMGKTTDDLAEMASKITNNPTKREMDMLLATGEQVTMSLLAIQLNALGVETLSLTGWQAGIVTDEVHRNSKIKQLDGQKINEHLIANRVVIVAGFQGMSELGEITTLGRGGSDTTAVAIAAAIGADICDIYTDVDGVYTSDPRYVSHARKLEQLEYDEMLELAHLGAGVLHPRAVEFAKNYKIPLRVRSSYEETEGTILKEEVDVENNLVVRGVAFESDIVRLTIEYTVPFNGSLASIFTTLANNHIDVDIIVQSIVEGMKPTVSFSIKKESLSEAIHVLEKTKQNLGFTFADFEVGLAKVSIVGSGMVSNPGVAAQMFDRLSKENIPVKMVSTSEIKVSVVVPQGNMIQAANALHDEFDLAIN, via the coding sequence ATGAGTAAAATTGTGATGAAATTTGGTGGAACCTCTGTAGGCTCCATAGAGTTAATTGGTAACGTAGCAAAAAGGGTACAACTAGAAAAGGAGAAAGGACATGATATCGTCGTAGTTGTATCTGCAATGGGAAAAACAACAGATGACTTAGCGGAAATGGCTAGTAAAATCACTAACAATCCAACAAAAAGAGAAATGGATATGTTGCTTGCTACAGGAGAACAAGTCACTATGTCCTTACTAGCTATTCAGTTAAATGCACTTGGAGTAGAGACGCTCTCTTTAACAGGTTGGCAAGCAGGGATAGTTACGGATGAAGTACATAGAAATTCAAAAATTAAGCAATTGGATGGCCAGAAGATAAATGAGCATTTAATCGCTAATCGAGTAGTAATTGTGGCCGGCTTTCAAGGTATGTCGGAATTAGGGGAGATTACTACTTTAGGGAGAGGAGGGTCAGACACTACAGCCGTCGCCATAGCTGCAGCTATCGGAGCAGACATTTGTGATATTTATACGGATGTAGATGGTGTTTATACGTCAGATCCACGCTACGTATCTCATGCAAGAAAACTAGAACAGCTAGAATATGATGAGATGCTGGAGTTAGCTCATTTAGGAGCTGGAGTGCTGCACCCAAGAGCAGTGGAATTCGCAAAAAACTATAAGATTCCATTACGAGTACGTTCAAGCTATGAAGAAACGGAAGGAACCATTTTAAAGGAGGAAGTAGATGTGGAGAATAATTTAGTAGTACGAGGGGTAGCTTTTGAATCAGATATAGTACGTTTAACGATTGAGTATACAGTGCCTTTTAATGGTTCACTCGCTTCCATATTTACTACCCTTGCCAATAACCATATTGATGTAGATATTATTGTTCAGTCGATTGTCGAAGGAATGAAGCCTACCGTTTCCTTTTCTATAAAAAAAGAATCTCTTTCGGAAGCAATTCACGTTTTAGAGAAAACGAAACAGAATCTAGGTTTTACCTTTGCGGATTTTGAGGTGGGTTTAGCTAAGGTATCTATTGTAGGTTCAGGGATGGTATCTAATCCTGGTGTCGCTGCACAAATGTTCGACCGATTAAGCAAGGAAAACATACCAGTTAAAATGGTTAGTACCTCAGAAATAAAGGTTTCAGTTGTAGTGCCTCAAGGCAATATGATTCAAGCAGCGAATGCACTCCATGATGAATTTGATTTGGCTATAAATTAA
- a CDS encoding YslB family protein — MNEREHSHVTSFGYEIIRDHVLTSILGKHEKEILYWAGKDLARKFPLYSMEEAISFFQEAGWGRLELDKTSKDSAYYTLETYNLPQSGINRCHRLEAGFLAEQKQKIDGYETECYDEFVKKTGLVTFHIKWDLKSKR, encoded by the coding sequence TTGAATGAAAGAGAACATTCACATGTAACTTCCTTTGGATATGAAATAATAAGAGATCACGTGCTCACTTCTATTCTCGGAAAACATGAAAAAGAAATATTGTACTGGGCAGGTAAGGACCTTGCACGAAAGTTTCCACTCTATTCAATGGAAGAAGCCATCTCTTTCTTCCAAGAGGCTGGCTGGGGAAGGCTTGAGTTAGATAAAACATCAAAAGATTCGGCCTATTACACGCTAGAAACATACAATCTTCCTCAAAGTGGAATTAATAGATGTCACCGATTAGAGGCTGGCTTTCTTGCAGAGCAGAAGCAAAAAATAGATGGCTATGAAACTGAATGCTATGATGAGTTTGTAAAAAAAACTGGGTTGGTCACCTTCCATATTAAATGGGACTTAAAAAGTAAACGCTAA
- a CDS encoding succinate dehydrogenase cytochrome b558 subunit, protein MSKDREFFMRRLHSLLGIIPVGLFLAQHLVVNHFATRGEEAFNTASHFMESLPFRLMLEVFVIYIPLLFHAFYGIYIAFTVKYNPNRYGTLRNWLFILQRFTGIFLVVFIAWHVFETRFQAAIGAKEVNFNMMNEILSNPWMLAFYIVGVISATFHLANGIWSFLVSWGITQSPKSQRISTYVTLVIFLALSVVGVQALLAFV, encoded by the coding sequence TTGTCGAAAGATCGCGAATTTTTCATGCGTCGATTACATTCTTTACTTGGTATTATTCCAGTTGGATTATTTCTGGCGCAACATTTAGTAGTAAACCATTTTGCTACAAGAGGTGAAGAAGCCTTTAACACGGCATCACATTTCATGGAGAGTCTACCTTTTAGACTAATGCTGGAAGTGTTTGTAATTTATATTCCTTTGTTGTTCCATGCATTCTATGGTATCTATATTGCATTTACTGTTAAGTACAATCCTAACAGATACGGTACTCTAAGAAACTGGTTGTTTATTTTACAACGTTTTACTGGAATATTCCTTGTTGTGTTTATCGCATGGCATGTATTTGAAACACGTTTCCAAGCTGCAATTGGAGCTAAGGAAGTTAACTTTAACATGATGAATGAAATTTTATCAAACCCATGGATGTTAGCTTTTTATATTGTAGGTGTAATTTCTGCAACCTTCCATTTAGCTAACGGTATCTGGTCATTCCTTGTAAGCTGGGGAATCACTCAATCACCAAAATCTCAAAGAATTTCAACTTATGTAACATTAGTAATCTTCTTAGCGTTATCTGTAGTTGGTGTACAAGCACTTTTAGCATTCGTATAA
- the sdhA gene encoding succinate dehydrogenase flavoprotein subunit: MAKNKLIVVGGGLAGLMATMKAAEEGTQVDLFSLVPVKRSHSVCAQGGINGAVNTKGEGDSPAVHLDDTVYGGDFLANQPPVKAMADAAPGIIHLFDRMGVMFNRTPEGLLDFRRFGGTLMHRTAFAGATTGQQLLYALDEQVRRFEVEGLVTKYEGWEFLGIIKDHEGACRGIKAQNLNSSEIRAFRGDAVIMATGGPGIIFGKTTNSIINTGSAASIVYQQGAYYANGEFIQIHPTAIPGDDKLRLMSESARGEGGRIWTYKDGKPWYFLEEKYPAYGNLVPRDIATREIFDVCVNQKLGINGENMVYLDLSHKDPHELDVKLGGIIEIYEKFTGDDPRKVPMKIFPAVHYSMGGLWVDYDQMTNIPGLFAAGECDYSQHGANRLGANSLLSAVFGGSVAGPNAVKYMKGLSTHAEDLDDSIYENEVKLEQEKWEQTLAMKGTENAYLLHKELGEWMTDNVTVVRYNDKLEETDRKIQELMERYENINMDDTQRWSNQGASFTRQLKNMLYLARVITLGALQRNESRGAHYKPDFPERNDEEFMKTTMAKFDPATGAPIIHYEDIDISLVAPRKRDYSSSKGAK; encoded by the coding sequence ATGGCAAAAAATAAACTTATTGTTGTCGGCGGTGGATTAGCCGGATTAATGGCAACAATGAAAGCTGCCGAAGAAGGCACACAAGTAGATCTATTCTCATTAGTTCCTGTTAAACGCTCACACTCTGTATGTGCACAAGGCGGTATTAACGGGGCTGTAAATACAAAAGGTGAAGGGGATTCACCTGCAGTTCATTTAGATGATACTGTTTATGGTGGAGACTTTTTAGCAAACCAACCTCCTGTTAAGGCAATGGCAGACGCTGCTCCAGGAATCATTCATTTGTTTGACCGTATGGGAGTTATGTTCAACCGTACACCAGAAGGTCTATTAGATTTCCGTCGTTTCGGAGGAACTTTAATGCACCGTACAGCATTTGCTGGTGCAACAACTGGTCAACAGTTACTTTATGCGCTTGACGAACAAGTTCGTCGCTTTGAAGTAGAAGGTCTAGTAACAAAATACGAAGGATGGGAATTCCTAGGTATTATCAAAGACCACGAGGGTGCTTGTCGCGGTATTAAAGCGCAAAACCTTAACTCATCAGAAATCCGTGCTTTCCGTGGAGACGCTGTAATCATGGCTACTGGTGGTCCTGGGATCATTTTTGGTAAAACAACTAACTCTATTATTAATACAGGATCTGCTGCAAGTATCGTTTACCAACAAGGCGCTTACTATGCAAACGGAGAATTTATTCAAATTCACCCAACGGCAATTCCTGGAGATGACAAGCTTCGTCTGATGTCAGAATCAGCTCGTGGTGAGGGTGGTCGTATTTGGACGTACAAAGACGGTAAACCTTGGTATTTCCTAGAAGAAAAGTATCCTGCTTACGGTAACCTAGTACCACGTGATATCGCTACTCGTGAAATCTTTGACGTTTGCGTTAATCAAAAATTAGGTATTAACGGCGAAAACATGGTATATCTAGATCTTTCTCATAAAGATCCACATGAATTAGACGTAAAACTTGGTGGAATCATTGAAATCTACGAGAAATTTACTGGGGACGACCCTCGTAAAGTTCCTATGAAAATTTTCCCTGCTGTTCATTATTCAATGGGTGGATTATGGGTAGATTATGATCAAATGACGAACATCCCTGGTCTATTTGCTGCTGGCGAATGTGACTATTCTCAACATGGAGCTAACCGTTTAGGAGCTAACTCATTACTTTCAGCTGTATTTGGTGGAAGCGTGGCTGGTCCTAATGCTGTTAAATACATGAAAGGGCTTTCCACTCATGCAGAAGACTTAGATGATTCTATTTATGAAAATGAAGTGAAGCTTGAGCAAGAGAAATGGGAGCAAACACTAGCTATGAAAGGTACAGAAAACGCTTACCTTTTACATAAAGAGCTAGGTGAGTGGATGACTGATAACGTAACAGTAGTTCGCTACAACGACAAGCTAGAGGAAACTGACAGAAAAATTCAAGAGTTAATGGAAAGATACGAAAACATTAACATGGATGATACGCAACGCTGGTCAAACCAAGGCGCATCATTTACTCGTCAATTGAAAAATATGTTATACTTAGCACGTGTTATCACGTTAGGAGCACTTCAACGTAATGAAAGCCGTGGAGCACATTACAAACCTGATTTCCCAGAACGTAATGACGAAGAATTCATGAAAACTACTATGGCTAAGTTTGATCCAGCTACAGGGGCTCCAATTATTCATTATGAAGATATTGATATATCTCTTGTTGCTCCTCGTAAACGTGATTACTCATCATCGAAAGGAGCAAAATAA
- the sdhB gene encoding succinate dehydrogenase iron-sulfur subunit, with protein MVTATETKKVQIEIYRQDTPESKPYWEKFEVNWRPNMNVISALMEIRQRPVNTDGKATTPVTWDMNCLEEVCGACSMVINGRPRQSCSTLIDQLTQPITLAPMSTFPVVRDLQVDRSRMFDALKKVKAWVPIDGSYDLGEGPRMPERKRQWAYELSKCMTCGVCLEACPNVNDNASFIGPAPLSQVRLFNAHPTGAMNKDERLNAIMGDGGLANCGNAQNCVVACPKGIPLTTSIAALNRDTTVQMFRNFFGSDNMVD; from the coding sequence ATGGTGACGGCAACAGAAACCAAAAAGGTTCAAATAGAAATTTACCGTCAAGATACTCCTGAATCCAAACCCTATTGGGAAAAATTCGAAGTAAATTGGCGTCCAAATATGAATGTAATTTCTGCATTAATGGAAATTCGTCAAAGACCAGTTAACACAGATGGTAAAGCTACTACTCCTGTAACATGGGACATGAACTGCTTAGAGGAAGTATGTGGTGCATGTTCAATGGTTATTAATGGTCGTCCACGTCAATCTTGTTCAACACTTATTGATCAATTGACTCAACCGATTACATTAGCACCTATGAGCACTTTCCCTGTCGTACGTGACCTTCAAGTAGATAGAAGCCGTATGTTTGATGCTTTGAAAAAAGTTAAAGCATGGGTTCCAATTGATGGTTCTTATGACCTTGGTGAAGGTCCACGTATGCCAGAGCGTAAACGTCAATGGGCTTATGAATTGTCTAAATGTATGACTTGTGGTGTATGTTTAGAGGCTTGTCCAAACGTAAATGATAATGCTTCATTTATCGGACCAGCTCCGCTTTCACAAGTTCGTTTGTTCAATGCGCATCCAACTGGAGCTATGAATAAAGACGAGCGTTTAAATGCGATCATGGGAGATGGAGGCCTTGCAAACTGTGGTAACGCACAAAACTGTGTAGTTGCATGTCCAAAAGGTATTCCACTTACAACTTCTATCGCTGCATTAAACCGTGATACTACAGTTCAAATGTTTAGAAACTTCTTCGGAAGCGACAACATGGTAGACTAA
- a CDS encoding thioesterase family protein — protein MRAGYIEDLEAWEKGFSFYTEVSVRFSETDMYGHLNNTIPFTYFEYARIEYFKKVMLMNDWLNPKGEKIPVVADLQCDYQKQVFFDEKLRIYVKANSVGSSSVDIHYMAKNTKGDIVFTGRGSIVQIDKKTGKSAKWTEQEKEVFQKSIY, from the coding sequence ATGAGAGCAGGATACATAGAAGACCTAGAAGCATGGGAAAAGGGATTTTCTTTTTATACGGAGGTCAGTGTACGTTTTTCAGAAACAGATATGTACGGACATTTAAATAATACTATACCATTCACTTACTTTGAATATGCTCGTATTGAATACTTTAAAAAGGTTATGCTTATGAATGATTGGCTTAATCCTAAAGGAGAAAAGATACCAGTAGTTGCTGATCTACAATGTGATTATCAGAAACAGGTATTTTTTGATGAGAAGCTTCGTATTTATGTAAAAGCCAATTCAGTTGGTAGTTCTTCCGTTGACATCCATTACATGGCAAAGAATACTAAAGGGGATATAGTGTTTACTGGTAGAGGAAGCATTGTTCAAATTGATAAGAAAACCGGAAAATCTGCAAAATGGACCGAACAAGAAAAAGAAGTTTTTCAAAAGAGTATTTACTAG
- a CDS encoding LuxR C-terminal-related transcriptional regulator, translating to MYDGNQQRSILTSRERQIFQLLVEDNSTKDISIQLSISEKTVRNHISNTIQKLGVSGRSQAIVELLRLGELSLN from the coding sequence TTGTACGATGGTAATCAGCAAAGATCAATTTTGACGAGCAGAGAGCGTCAAATATTTCAATTATTAGTAGAAGACAATTCTACAAAAGACATTTCAATTCAGCTGTCTATTAGTGAAAAAACAGTTCGAAACCATATATCTAACACGATACAAAAATTAGGCGTATCTGGTAGATCTCAAGCAATTGTTGAACTATTAAGACTAGGCGAATTATCATTGAATTGA
- a CDS encoding MarR family transcriptional regulator, with the protein MAEEKNQVELNHEDVAFLEKELRHISGIIKQRGRQILNSYTITPPQFVALQWLFEIGDMTIGDLSNKMYLAFSTTTDLIDRMERSELVQRVRDEQDRRVVRIHLLKEGERIIEEVIDKRQQYLKDVLKQFDQDEAQTLSTLLAKLHLEMKKN; encoded by the coding sequence ATGGCAGAAGAAAAGAACCAAGTGGAACTTAACCACGAAGATGTTGCTTTTTTAGAAAAAGAACTTCGGCATATTTCAGGGATTATCAAACAAAGAGGGCGACAAATCTTAAATTCTTATACGATAACGCCTCCCCAGTTTGTAGCTCTTCAGTGGCTTTTCGAGATTGGAGACATGACAATCGGGGATTTATCTAATAAAATGTATTTAGCTTTTAGTACCACTACGGACTTAATTGACCGGATGGAAAGAAGTGAACTAGTACAGCGAGTAAGAGACGAGCAAGATCGTCGAGTTGTACGAATACATTTATTAAAAGAAGGCGAGCGTATCATCGAAGAGGTAATTGACAAACGACAGCAATACTTAAAAGATGTGCTGAAACAGTTTGACCAAGATGAAGCACAAACATTATCAACTTTATTAGCAAAATTACATCTTGAGATGAAAAAGAACTGA